The Limisphaera ngatamarikiensis DNA segment CGTCGTGGAGCTCGACGCCAACGAACCCCCCATCGCCGACGGTAGCGCCCGGGAATACGTCAAACTCATCCACGCAGCCGGGTTGCAACCCCAGGATGCCCCCCGACAACCCTACGCTGTCAACGAACCCCTGGCGCTCCAAATGGGCGACACGTTCATGCACCTCGTCCCCGCCCCCGAGTTCAAAATCAGTTGTACCAGCGCCGACCAGGCCGGCCGTTACACCCAGTTCTTTTCCCTCGTGGTCACACCCGAATCCTGGGAACGCGAACTGGCCCACGCACGCACCTTTTGCTTCTTCGAGGAAATCGAGTTTCTCATCAAAAACGGGCTCATCAAGGGCGGCAGCCTCGAAAACGCCGTTGTCATCCGCGACGACGCCGTCCTGACCACCGAACCCCTCCGGTATCCGGACGAGTTCGTCCGCCATAAAATGCTCGATATCGTGGGTGACCTCGCCCTGTTGGGCCGCCCGATCCTCGGTCACCTGGTGGCCGTGCGTCCCAGCCACGCGGCAAATTGCGAACTGGTCCGACAGTTGGACGCCCGATGCCGTCGTGGCTCCGTGCCGGCCTTCGCCCCGCCCCCACCCGCGCGGGAAACCCCGGCCCAACCTCCACCCCCGCACGATCCGGTGCTCGATGCCTGCGCCCTGGACATCTCCGAGATCATGAAACTCATCCCCCACCGGTACCCGTTCCTGCTGGTGGACCGGATTGCCCTCCTGGAAAACGAACGGATCGTCGGCATCAAAAACGTCACCATCAACGAACCGTTCTTCCAGGGGCACTTCCCCGGGCATCCCATTTTCCCCGGTGTGTTGCAACTGGAGGCC contains these protein-coding regions:
- a CDS encoding bifunctional UDP-3-O-[3-hydroxymyristoyl] N-acetylglucosamine deacetylase/3-hydroxyacyl-ACP dehydratase; the encoded protein is MPPVLSQQTIKRPVSFSGVGLHSGNRVNMTLVPAPAGHGIRFRRVDLEARPEIEARIENVVDTQRSTTLGKGSVRIHTVEHVLAALSGCGVDNVVVELDANEPPIADGSAREYVKLIHAAGLQPQDAPRQPYAVNEPLALQMGDTFMHLVPAPEFKISCTSADQAGRYTQFFSLVVTPESWERELAHARTFCFFEEIEFLIKNGLIKGGSLENAVVIRDDAVLTTEPLRYPDEFVRHKMLDIVGDLALLGRPILGHLVAVRPSHAANCELVRQLDARCRRGSVPAFAPPPPARETPAQPPPPHDPVLDACALDISEIMKLIPHRYPFLLVDRIALLENERIVGIKNVTINEPFFQGHFPGHPIFPGVLQLEAIAQVAGVLMRKRFADKPQIAYFMSAEEVKWRKPVLPGDTLVIEVDLVKARGKVGKARGVCKVRGEVVSEAVVTFMLMDA